CCCACAATATTATCCAGGCCAACCGCGGCAGCCTATAGAAAGGGGGGAGATTATGAGTGCACTGCCGTTTATTGAAGCCATCAGGGCGAGAGACAAAAAATTTTATAAACTGATGAAGGACCTGCAGGAACTGGTGTACGGGGAAAGCAGCCTGGACGCAAAAACCAAGATGATGATTTCCCTGGCCGTCGACGCCGCTGTCGGAGCTAATGACGGGGTTAAGGCTATT
This DNA window, taken from Carboxydocella sporoproducens DSM 16521, encodes the following:
- a CDS encoding carboxymuconolactone decarboxylase family protein; the protein is MSALPFIEAIRARDKKFYKLMKDLQELVYGESSLDAKTKMMISLAVDAAVGANDGVKAIANVLRQMGVTDEQINEVLRITYFTKANSTLVTSLAAFEK